The DNA window TGCTTTCCCCGACATGCCGACCTTTCTCCACATCTTCGAGCCGCGATATCGACTCATGATTCGCCGGGTTCTGGACGGGAACAAGACATTCGGAATGGTTCTTCCCAAGGAGCACACCCGGCCTGGCGAAATGCATTTCTTCGAGCTCGGCACCCTTTTGCGTATTGTGAACGCGCAGTTTTATCCCGACGGCCGTTGTCTGATCGAAACTGTCGGCGTGTACAGATTTCGCGTTACTAGGTTTGGCGAGCTTGACGGCTATGCAGTtggcgagacggagagaATTGTCGACGTGCCTttggaggaagaagaggcacTGGAAGCATCCGAGGTTGGTTCTGACGAAGAAGACTCTCGTGGTAGGTCGCCTCCTATGGAGGGCGGCACGCGTGGGGAAACGTACGGCACCACAAATGGTACCAACGGATCATCCAACGCGACGACACACAATCAAcggcagcccagcagcacagAAGCATTATCCGACACTTCTCACCCCTCTCAGGAGTCGACTGACTGGGTTCCCAAAACGGCAACTGAATTGAACTGGATGACGACACAGGAGCTTTTCCGATTTGCGACTGATTTTGTGCAGCGTACGCAAGAGAAGAACATTCCATGGTTGACAGAGCGCATGCTCAACATATatggcccccctccccaggaTCCGGCCAAGTTTCCCTGGTGGCTCGCCAGCACGCTGCCGGTCAACAACGCGGAGAAGTATCGACTGCTGGGCACGTCGAGTGTCAGGGACAGGTTGAAGATCTGCGGGACTTGGATCCTAGAAATGCAGAAGGTGCATTGGTAAGTCCTGATTCTCATCCCAGTTCCCTTATCTCCAAAAAGCCCTTTTCCCTTGCGCCTATTTTGGAGGGTCAGAGAAGGATTGTTGGCTGAACCCTGAATTTTGCAGGGCTGCTCTACTGAGCTGACCAACGCTCAGGTCCCTCAATGGCTGTGTTGTTCTTTGAGCGTTGGCTCACAATCATGACGGGTGTGGGCTGCGACCACATGTTCGATACTGGGGTCTGACATTGCGATGCGAATGACGGATGGAAAGAGGCGGAAACTTCATTTTTAAGCTAAGAGCATGAGACCGCAGTTGGTGCAGACGATCAATGACCCAACGGTCCACATTAGGGTTGCATCATGCGTCCAGAATCAAAGGTAGTTTGGGGTTGGGACCCTCTGGGGTTTATATCACTGGTTTACGAACCAGGTATCTGCGCATATCGCATTGCAGACAGGCAGGTATAGCTTGAACGAAAGTTGAAGTTGTTGATTACGATCCGAATCCATGGAGCCACTTGCTCCTTCACGGGGAACTAGCTCTCGTATTGCTAATGCGCATGCTCACGCTCgcctttccccctcccccctgaACCCTACGCGGCGACCAACGCAGCGACCACTAAGGCGAGCCCACCGACCCCAGCGACGGCACCGGtcagctgctggccggcaccgccgtgctggctgccgctgctgctggtagtggtgggcgaggcggcggacgtGCCGGAGCCCgtgccgctcgtcgtcgccttcgtcgtcgtctgaccggcagcggcgctggtggaTGCGGATGAGGCAGAGGAtgatgaagaggaagagCCGCCACTGTTAGGTGCGGGACCGTTCGTGCCGCCGtaggggccggcggcggtcggggcgctgctgctgtcggtctttgcggcggcggacttgAAGGCGGGGAGCTTGTCGACGGGGCCCTcgttgatgacgccgaccATGCCGGCCTGGCAGTGGCCATCGATGGCGCAGTAGAAGAAGGTGGGGTCCGTGTTGTTGACGGTGATGGTGAAGATGCCCTGTGTTTTGTTTTGAGAATACgtcagtccagtccagtggTGGAGGTGTTGTTCTGCATCGTATCATCTGTGGACACGcacacgacacgacacgacgtGATATGAACATGGGAACATGACATGGCGAAGGGGGAAACCCTCACCTTGTTCTTCATGTCGCCGGaaaagaagccgccgccgccgctggtcgAGGCTGGGCTGCAGGGCTTGctgaaggcggcggagacggccgTGTGCTCGCCGAAGAAGTGGAACTCGACGTGGTCGCCGGGCGCGGCCTTGATGTTGTCGGGCGAGAAGGCGAAGCGTCCACCCTGGCCGACattgatgacgatgacctttgcggcggtggaggaaAAGGACgcggagaagaggaggaggaggaggaggaaggaggtCAGGCCGGGGGCCTTGGTGATGCCCAGGGGGTACATCTTATGTGTGGCGGTGGAGGCTGAGGTGCgatggagggggggcgagatgtgtagtcgtcgtcgtgtgtGTATAAGTCAACTTATACGGCAGGAGAGGTTTAGTTGTTTGGCAAAAGGGCTAGTAGCGTATCACGCCTGGAAAGCGAGGCCAGGTTACAGACAGACACGAGCTGGAAGGAAGCAGAAAGGGTGTCCGCCTCCCTACTACTTATAcaaaagcccccccccccccccttccctctcgTTCACCGTGTCGTGTCGACGATGCAAAGGGGGCACGGGGGGGTGCCATGGtctgccgctggtggtggctggcaTCTCCCCACGCCATGTGGCGCGCCTcagcccatcatcatcatgtccCGCGACTGGCGGGCACCAGCAGTGACCTACGTACCAGGGCCGTATGAGGCAACGCGCGTGCAACCGATATCAGCATCCGGGTTCGCGGCAGAGGTCCTGCAGCCCTCTTGGCTAACAGGCAGTCACGGCTCTTGGATAGAGTGTCCAGCCCCATATGGGCATCTCTGCTCACTGACCCAGGCAGGAAGCGACATGCCGAAGCGCAGCCGTCGGGGGTGTGGCGTGTAGACGGAGCGTCTGTCTGCCGGGATGAATCGGCGCGGCAGCATGAGACGGGCCGCTCGGCACATAGCTTCAGCCCCTCGTCTGGGGAGGCTTGAAGTGTTGAGTGAGGCTgtgccggggcgggctgTTGATGCTTTTGTTTTGTGCGGGGACTGACAACGTGGTGGGATAATGGGATTGATGGAAATTGGGAGGGACCGGCAGATT is part of the Purpureocillium takamizusanense chromosome 7, complete sequence genome and encodes:
- a CDS encoding uncharacterized protein (COG:S~EggNog:ENOG503P4I8~SECRETED:SignalP(1-30~SECRETED:cutsite=STA-AK~SECRETED:prob=0.4436)); translation: MYPLGITKAPGLTSFLLLLLLFSASFSSTAAKVIVINVGQGGRFAFSPDNIKAAPGDHVEFHFFGEHTAVSAAFSKPCSPASTSGGGGFFSGDMKNKGIFTITVNNTDPTFFYCAIDGHCQAGMVGVINEGPVDKLPAFKSAAAKTDSSSAPTAAGPYGGTNGPAPNSGGSSSSSSSASSASTSAAAGQTTTKATTSGTGSGTSAASPTTTSSSGSQHGGAGQQLTGAVAGVGGLALVVAALVAA